A region from the Brassica napus cultivar Da-Ae chromosome C8, Da-Ae, whole genome shotgun sequence genome encodes:
- the LOC106363432 gene encoding uncharacterized protein LOC106363432, translating to MSDGKDEDEAISKGTRPSSIKFPMLSSSNYTIWAMRMKIALKVNKVWEVIDPGTKHDEKNNLAIALLFQSISEALTLQVGDLDTGKAVWEAIKARHVGAERVREARLQTLMADFDRLKMKYTNTIDTFVGKLSEISSKSASLGEILEEPKLVKKFLKSLPRKKYIHIVASLEPLDLNTTSFEDVIGRLKAYEERICEEEEEQTDDQEKLMYVNSTTESHQKSYGGNRGRGRGGRNRWRGRGRGRYGNFHAQREAYRQGQNIDTSHITCFRCGKLGHYVQDFPDRLLKLQETTEKKDEETQEADELMMHEVV from the coding sequence ATGAGTGACGggaaagatgaagatgaagcaatCTCCAAAGGAACCAGACCGTCCTCCATCAAGTTTCCTATGCTAAGTTCTTCAAACTACACAATATGGGCTATGCGGATGAAGATTGCTCTCAAGGTTAACAAAGTTTGGGAAGTCATTGACCCGGGAACCAAACACGATGAGAAGAATAACTTGGCAATAGCCTTGTTGTTTCAATCAATCTCCGAGGCCTTGACATTACAAGTTGGTGACCTTGATACAGGAAAAGCAGTATGGGAAGCCATTAAAGCGAGGCATGTTGGAGCTGAACGTGTGAGAGAGGCGAGACTGCAGACATTGATGGCGGATTTTGATAGACTAAAGATGAAGTACACTAACACGATTGATACTTTTGTTGGAAAATTATCTGAAATTTCCTCAAAATCTGCATCGTTGGGGGAAATATTAGAAGAACCAAAGCTCGTGAAGAAGTTCTTAAAGAGCTtaccaagaaaaaaatatattcacatTGTAGCATCTCTTGAGCCTCTTGATTTGAATACGACTAGCTTTGAAGATGTCATAGGGAGATTGAAAGCTTACGAAGAAAGGatatgtgaagaagaagaagaacaaactGATGATCAAGAAAAACTAATGTATGTCAACTCCACGACAGAATCTCACCAAAAGAGTTATGGCGGTaacagaggaagaggacgtGGAGGACGAAACAGATGGAGAGGAAGAGGCCGAGGACGCTACGGCAACTTCCATGCGCAGAGAGAAGCTTACAGACAAGGTCAAAACATAGATACATCGCATATAACTTGCTTTAGATGCGGTAAGCTTGGACATTATGTGCAAGACTTTCCCGACAGATTGCTTAAGCTTCAAGAAACCACGGAGAAGAAGGATGAAGAAACTCAAGAAGCTGATGAATTGATGATGCATGAAGTGGTTTAA